One Brassica napus cultivar Da-Ae chromosome A5, Da-Ae, whole genome shotgun sequence DNA window includes the following coding sequences:
- the BNACNNG33890D gene encoding uncharacterized protein BNACNNG33890D, producing the protein MMGLHLESLVETIKSKVNLLKKKKKKSYIKMDKSSSVRVEIRRKKTRDLINKTLKVADRPGQRAL; encoded by the coding sequence ATGATGGGATTACACTTGGAGAGCTTGGTGGAGACGATAAAGTCAAAGGTGAACttgctaaagaagaagaaaaagaaatcataCATAAAAATGGATAAAAGCAGCAGCGTCAGGGTCGAGATCCGTCGTAAGAAGACCAGAGATCTCATCAATAAGACTTTGAAGGTTGCTGATCGTCCTGGCCAACGAGCTCTTTGA
- the LOC125608866 gene encoding U1 small nuclear ribonucleoprotein 70 kDa-like: MSSRRESRDSDSKRDRSRFDRESSPKRSRRDGKPEEEEEGVLLSKKDLDVRDGGTETDKKPRQSMRDAAPLEPDTHGLRKDGEKKLSDTTKQAPHLSEELRSRPYHQHDDRRTNGRDDRRPTSERGSWRGSRDQSNRRAGDDRRDQDKSTWRHDRFHESDDTKGGALSRKRPAFRENKIPEESRNDTDRTRTEEAKDANLNSRRQNERNWRSNNERPAAGRDRVWNRDDGSRQSYRTDREGFNRNGRSGFNGGWAKAEKKWDHDLYEEANKSPARANEEEQIAKVEALLSSS, encoded by the exons ATGTCATCAAGGCGAGAGAGCAGAGATTCAGACTCCAAACGAGATCGTTCTAGATTCGATCGCGAATCCAG CCCTAAGAGGTCCAGGAGAGATGGGAaacctgaagaagaagaagaaggtgttCTTCTGAGTAAGAAGGATTTGGATGTTAGAGATGGTGGTACTGAGACAGATAAGAAACCACGCCAGTCTATGAGAGATGCTGCTCCACTGGAGCCTGATACTCATGGTTTGAGAAAAGACGGTGAAAAGAAGCTCTCTGACACGACCAAACAAGCTCCCCATCTGTCTGAAGAGCTTCGTTCTAGACCATACCATCAG CATGATGATCGTCGTACTAATGGGAGAGATGACAGAAGACCAACTTCTG AGAGAGGGTCGTGGAGAGGTTCGAGAGATCAGAGCAATCGAAGAGCTGGAGATGATCGTAGAGACCAAGACAAAAGCACCTGGCGACACGACAGGTTCCATGAGAGTGACGACACCAAAGGAGGAGCACTCTCCAGGAAACGCCCTGCCTTCAGGGAGAATAAGATTCCAGAGGAGTCTAGGAACGACACAGACAGAACAAGAACTGAGGAGGCAAAAGACGCAAACCTAAACAGTCGCAGACAGAACGAGAGAAACTGGAGGAGCAACAATGAGAGACCAGCAGCGGGAAGAGACAGGGTGTGGAACAGAGATGATGGAAGCAGACAGAGTTACCGAACCGATAGAGAGGGATTCAACAGAAACGGACGAAGTGGGTTTAATGGAGGCTGGGCAAAGGCTGAGAAGAAATGGGACCATGACTTGTACGAGGAGGCGAACAAGAGTCCTGCTAGAGCCAACGAGGAAGAGCAGATTGCAAAGGTCGAAGCTTTGTTGTCTTCTTCTTAA
- the LOC125608867 gene encoding magnesium transporter MRS2-3-like isoform X1, producing the protein MRGGPRPEDFETNPSTPITGQPTPTYPAGARKKGVGVRTWLVLCSRGQAQTTEVGKHAIMRRTGLPARDLRILDPLLSYPSTVLGRERAIVINLEHIKAIITAQEVLLLNSKDPSVAPFIDELQRRILCHYRATKPKVEEENYEGEMDQAQGGGDGTPLLFGDEAKKDAKQSLENQDGSKVLPFEFVALEACLEAASSSLESEAVRLELEAHPALDKLTSKISTLNLERVRQIKSRLVAITGRVQKVRDELEHLLDDDEDMAEMYLTEKLAQKLENSSASSMNESDTVEVDLPEGDEDDRLPAESASESNRDESYLRANEDAHDLLMSTHSALSRNSRGTHTSSTRSAMTNKFDVEELEMLLEAYFVQIDGTLNKLSTLREYVDDTEDYINIMLDDKQNHLLQMGVMLTTATLVMSAFIAVAGVFGMNITIELFKDEKAGPTRFAWTVIGGFIGSIFLYVGAIGWWKQKRLLE; encoded by the exons GAGGAGGCCCTAGGCCGGAAGATTTCGAAACGAACCCATCCACGCCGATCACCGGCCAACCGACGCCGACGTACCCCGCCGGCGCCCGGAAGAAAGGCGTGGGCGTGAGGACATGGCTGGTGCTCTGCTCGAGAGGCCAGGCGCAGACGACGGAAGTCGGAAAACACGCCATCATGCGGCGAACGGGGCTACCGGCGCGAGATCTTCGGATCCTCGATCCGCTCCTCTCGTATCCGTCGACTGTGCTGGGTAGAGAGAGGGCGATTGTGATCAATCTGGAGCATATCAAGGCGATCATCACGGCTCAGGAGGTTTTGCTGCTTAATTCGAAGGATCCTTCTGTGGCGCCGTTTATCGATGAGTTGCAGAGGAGGATTCTCTGTCACTATCGTGCTACTAAGCCTAAGGTA GAGGAAGAGAACTATGAGGGAGAGATGGATCAAGCGCAAGGAGGAGGGGATGGGACGCCGTTATTATTTGGGGATGAAGCCAAGAAGGATGCGAAGCAAAGCCTTGAGAATCAAGATGGATCCAAGGTTCTTCCTTTTGAGTTTGTTGCTCTGGAAGCTTGTCTTGAAGCTGCATCCAGCAGTTTGGAAAGTGAG GCCGTAAGATTGGAGTTGGAGGCTCATCCAGCCTTGGATAAGCTTACTTCGAAGATCAGTACCCTTAACTTGGAGCGTGTTCGACAGATTAAGAGCAGGCTTGTTGCCATAACTGGACGTGTTCAGAAG GTTAGGGACGAACTAGAACATCTgctagatgatgatgaagatatgGCTGAGATGTATCTTACAGAGAAGTTAGCTCAGAAACTTGAGAATTCATCAGCTTCCTCTATGAATGAGAGCGATACAGTCGAGGTTGATCTTCCTGAGGGAGATGAGGATGACAG GCTTCCTGCGGAATCTGCTTCGGAGTCTAACAGAGATGAAAGCTACCTTCGAGCAAATGAGGACGCCCACGATCTTCTTATGAGTACTCATAGCGCACTAAGCAGAAACAGCCGTGGGACTCATACTAGCTCAACCAGGAGTGCCATGACCAACAAGTTCGATGTGGAAGAGCTTGAGATGCTTCTGGAAGCATATTTCGTGCAGATCGATGGTACACTGAACAAACTATCAACA CTAAGGGAGTACGTGGATGATACAGAGGACTACATCAACATAATGCTAGATGACAAACAGAATCATCTGCTGCAAATGGGTGTGATGCTAACGACAGCTACTCTGGTGATGAGTGCATTTATCGCTGTAGCTGGAGTGTTCGGGATGAACATTACCATAGAGCTGTTCAAGGATGAGAAAGCTGGTCCCACGAGATTTGCGTGGACTGTGATTGGAGGTTTTATCGGGAGTATATTCCTCTATGTTGGTGCCATCGGGTGGTGGAAGCAGAAACGCTTGCTTGAATGA
- the LOC125608867 gene encoding magnesium transporter MRS2-3-like isoform X2, whose amino-acid sequence MRGGPRPEDFETNPSTPITGQPTPTYPAGARKKGVGVRTWLVLCSRGQAQTTEVGKHAIMRRTGLPARDLRILDPLLSYPSTVLGRERAIVINLEHIKAIITAQEVLLLNSKDPSVAPFIDELQRRILCHYRATKPKEEENYEGEMDQAQGGGDGTPLLFGDEAKKDAKQSLENQDGSKVLPFEFVALEACLEAASSSLESEAVRLELEAHPALDKLTSKISTLNLERVRQIKSRLVAITGRVQKVRDELEHLLDDDEDMAEMYLTEKLAQKLENSSASSMNESDTVEVDLPEGDEDDRLPAESASESNRDESYLRANEDAHDLLMSTHSALSRNSRGTHTSSTRSAMTNKFDVEELEMLLEAYFVQIDGTLNKLSTLREYVDDTEDYINIMLDDKQNHLLQMGVMLTTATLVMSAFIAVAGVFGMNITIELFKDEKAGPTRFAWTVIGGFIGSIFLYVGAIGWWKQKRLLE is encoded by the exons GAGGAGGCCCTAGGCCGGAAGATTTCGAAACGAACCCATCCACGCCGATCACCGGCCAACCGACGCCGACGTACCCCGCCGGCGCCCGGAAGAAAGGCGTGGGCGTGAGGACATGGCTGGTGCTCTGCTCGAGAGGCCAGGCGCAGACGACGGAAGTCGGAAAACACGCCATCATGCGGCGAACGGGGCTACCGGCGCGAGATCTTCGGATCCTCGATCCGCTCCTCTCGTATCCGTCGACTGTGCTGGGTAGAGAGAGGGCGATTGTGATCAATCTGGAGCATATCAAGGCGATCATCACGGCTCAGGAGGTTTTGCTGCTTAATTCGAAGGATCCTTCTGTGGCGCCGTTTATCGATGAGTTGCAGAGGAGGATTCTCTGTCACTATCGTGCTACTAAGCCTAAG GAGGAAGAGAACTATGAGGGAGAGATGGATCAAGCGCAAGGAGGAGGGGATGGGACGCCGTTATTATTTGGGGATGAAGCCAAGAAGGATGCGAAGCAAAGCCTTGAGAATCAAGATGGATCCAAGGTTCTTCCTTTTGAGTTTGTTGCTCTGGAAGCTTGTCTTGAAGCTGCATCCAGCAGTTTGGAAAGTGAG GCCGTAAGATTGGAGTTGGAGGCTCATCCAGCCTTGGATAAGCTTACTTCGAAGATCAGTACCCTTAACTTGGAGCGTGTTCGACAGATTAAGAGCAGGCTTGTTGCCATAACTGGACGTGTTCAGAAG GTTAGGGACGAACTAGAACATCTgctagatgatgatgaagatatgGCTGAGATGTATCTTACAGAGAAGTTAGCTCAGAAACTTGAGAATTCATCAGCTTCCTCTATGAATGAGAGCGATACAGTCGAGGTTGATCTTCCTGAGGGAGATGAGGATGACAG GCTTCCTGCGGAATCTGCTTCGGAGTCTAACAGAGATGAAAGCTACCTTCGAGCAAATGAGGACGCCCACGATCTTCTTATGAGTACTCATAGCGCACTAAGCAGAAACAGCCGTGGGACTCATACTAGCTCAACCAGGAGTGCCATGACCAACAAGTTCGATGTGGAAGAGCTTGAGATGCTTCTGGAAGCATATTTCGTGCAGATCGATGGTACACTGAACAAACTATCAACA CTAAGGGAGTACGTGGATGATACAGAGGACTACATCAACATAATGCTAGATGACAAACAGAATCATCTGCTGCAAATGGGTGTGATGCTAACGACAGCTACTCTGGTGATGAGTGCATTTATCGCTGTAGCTGGAGTGTTCGGGATGAACATTACCATAGAGCTGTTCAAGGATGAGAAAGCTGGTCCCACGAGATTTGCGTGGACTGTGATTGGAGGTTTTATCGGGAGTATATTCCTCTATGTTGGTGCCATCGGGTGGTGGAAGCAGAAACGCTTGCTTGAATGA